In a genomic window of Maricaulis maris MCS10:
- a CDS encoding M13 family metallopeptidase: protein MKKLLLSTAVLALTAACQPATSTDTAATETPAASTPAAATASAAIGDWGFDISGMDTSYVAGDDFYRYANGTWLDTTEIPSDRSNYGMFTELAIEAEEQVQAIILELAAMDAADGSIEQKVGDLYGSWMDTATIDQLGLAPAQPYLDEIAAAETHADINALFATIHHQSPYGVGIIPDPADTTRYTVFVGQGGLGLPDRDYYLEEDNQGARDAYLAFIAQIFDLAGIEDGTGKAQAIFDLEMRIAESHWTQADSRNIQMIYNPMPLDQLSALAPQLSFQAGMEQLGLDGVATYLVAQPSAIEAAGTIFEETPVDVWKDYMTFHYIRSNAGALPEAFDAANFAMFGTTLNGIEEQRPRDRRGVNLVGGQLGEAVGQVYVDRHFPPESKTAMEALVANLIVAFEGRLAALEWMDEETRANALQKLSTFEPRIGYPDEWQDYSALEVRADDLFGNLVRLTEFQWNEQVADLSGPVDRSAWPYPPQTVNASYNPLMNQITFPAGILQAPFFDPNADAAINYGAIGAVIGHEIGHGFDDQGRRFDYDGSIRDWWTVETNERFEERADILEAQYDGYEPIEGSFVNGEFTMGENIGDLGGLQMAYTAYQRHLDACCDGEAPVIDGFTGEQRFFLAWAQVWRRLYREENLRNRLTTDPHSPAQYRTNGVVRNLDVWYEAFGVTEDNDLYLPPEERVSIW from the coding sequence ATGAAAAAGCTCTTGCTGAGCACCGCCGTCCTGGCCCTCACCGCTGCCTGTCAGCCGGCCACGTCGACCGATACGGCCGCCACCGAGACGCCCGCCGCCTCGACGCCCGCCGCCGCAACCGCCAGTGCGGCCATCGGCGATTGGGGTTTTGACATTTCCGGAATGGACACCAGCTACGTCGCCGGTGACGACTTCTACCGCTACGCCAATGGCACCTGGCTGGACACGACGGAGATCCCGTCCGACCGCTCGAACTACGGCATGTTCACCGAGCTGGCGATCGAAGCCGAAGAACAGGTCCAGGCGATCATCCTCGAACTTGCCGCCATGGACGCGGCCGACGGTTCGATCGAACAGAAGGTCGGCGACCTTTATGGCAGCTGGATGGACACCGCGACCATCGACCAGCTCGGCCTCGCTCCGGCGCAGCCTTATCTCGACGAGATTGCTGCCGCCGAGACCCATGCTGATATCAATGCCCTGTTTGCGACGATCCATCACCAGTCGCCCTATGGCGTCGGCATCATCCCCGACCCGGCAGACACGACGCGCTACACCGTCTTCGTCGGCCAGGGCGGCCTCGGCCTGCCGGACCGCGACTACTATCTGGAAGAGGACAATCAGGGCGCCCGTGACGCCTATCTGGCCTTCATCGCCCAGATCTTTGACCTCGCCGGTATCGAGGACGGCACCGGCAAGGCGCAGGCGATCTTCGATCTGGAGATGCGCATTGCCGAAAGCCACTGGACCCAGGCCGACAGCCGCAACATCCAGATGATCTACAACCCGATGCCGCTCGACCAGCTGAGCGCCCTGGCACCGCAGCTGAGCTTCCAAGCCGGCATGGAACAGCTCGGGCTTGACGGTGTCGCGACCTATCTCGTCGCCCAGCCGAGCGCCATCGAGGCCGCCGGTACGATCTTCGAAGAAACACCTGTCGACGTGTGGAAGGACTATATGACCTTCCATTACATCCGCTCGAATGCCGGCGCACTGCCGGAAGCCTTCGATGCCGCCAACTTCGCGATGTTCGGCACGACGCTGAACGGAATCGAAGAGCAGCGTCCCCGCGACCGCCGCGGCGTCAATCTCGTCGGCGGCCAGCTGGGTGAAGCTGTCGGCCAGGTCTATGTCGACCGTCACTTCCCGCCGGAATCCAAAACCGCCATGGAAGCCCTGGTCGCCAATCTGATCGTCGCGTTCGAGGGTCGCCTTGCAGCCCTCGAATGGATGGATGAAGAAACCCGCGCCAATGCCCTGCAGAAGCTGTCGACCTTCGAGCCGCGCATCGGCTATCCGGACGAATGGCAGGACTATTCAGCGCTTGAGGTCCGGGCCGACGACCTGTTCGGCAATCTCGTTCGCCTGACGGAGTTCCAGTGGAACGAGCAGGTCGCCGATCTGTCCGGTCCGGTCGACCGGAGCGCCTGGCCCTATCCGCCGCAGACCGTCAACGCGTCCTACAACCCGCTGATGAACCAGATTACCTTCCCGGCCGGCATCCTGCAGGCGCCTTTCTTTGATCCAAACGCCGATGCGGCGATCAATTACGGCGCCATCGGTGCGGTGATCGGTCATGAAATCGGCCACGGCTTCGACGATCAGGGTCGCCGCTTCGACTATGATGGCTCGATCCGGGACTGGTGGACTGTTGAGACGAACGAGCGCTTCGAAGAGCGCGCCGACATACTGGAAGCTCAGTATGACGGCTATGAGCCGATCGAGGGCAGCTTCGTGAATGGTGAATTCACGATGGGTGAGAATATCGGCGACCTGGGTGGTCTGCAGATGGCCTACACCGCCTATCAGCGTCATCTCGATGCGTGCTGCGACGGCGAAGCCCCGGTCATTGACGGCTTCACCGGCGAGCAGCGCTTCTTCCTCGCCTGGGCTCAGGTCTGGCGCCGCCTGTATCGGGAAGAAAACCTGCGCAACCGGCTCACGACCGATCCGCACAGCCCGGCCCAATACCGGACCAATGGCGTGGTCCGCAATCTGGACGTCTGGTACGAGGCCTTCGGCGTGACCGAGGACAATGACCTCTACCTGCCGCCGGAAGAGCGCGTCTCGATCTGGTAG